A DNA window from Streptomyces parvus contains the following coding sequences:
- the ehuA gene encoding ectoine/hydroxyectoine ABC transporter ATP-binding protein EhuA, giving the protein MATEPLPLQKTDSPGPAAAPEEAVPASARTGEPLVRFDKVVKRYGDHVVLDELDFTVDRGEHVTLIGPSGSGKTTILRLLMTLEKVSGGVIWVDGAPLTHLRSPDGSLKPAGEKQLRESRKKIGMVFQQFNLFPNMKVIENITEAPVSVLGKSREEAETRARELLDLVGLSAKVDAHPSQLSGGQQQRVAIARALAMEPEILLLDEVTSALDPELVAGVLELLGDIARNTDITMLCVTHEMNFARDVSEKVLMFDAGRVVESGSPEKIFSDPSHERTREFLNAVL; this is encoded by the coding sequence TTGGCCACTGAACCCCTCCCCCTGCAGAAGACGGATTCGCCCGGGCCGGCCGCCGCTCCCGAGGAGGCCGTCCCCGCCTCGGCCCGTACGGGCGAGCCGCTGGTCCGGTTCGACAAGGTGGTCAAGCGCTACGGCGACCATGTGGTCCTGGACGAGCTGGACTTCACCGTGGACCGCGGCGAGCACGTCACCCTGATCGGGCCCAGCGGCTCGGGCAAAACCACGATCCTGCGGCTGCTGATGACGCTGGAGAAGGTCAGCGGCGGGGTGATCTGGGTCGACGGCGCCCCGCTGACCCACCTACGCAGCCCGGACGGCTCGCTGAAGCCGGCGGGCGAGAAGCAGCTGCGCGAGTCCCGGAAGAAGATCGGGATGGTCTTCCAGCAGTTCAACCTCTTCCCGAACATGAAGGTGATCGAGAACATCACGGAGGCCCCGGTCAGCGTGCTCGGCAAGAGCCGCGAGGAGGCGGAGACCCGGGCCCGGGAGCTGCTGGACCTGGTCGGGCTCTCGGCGAAGGTCGACGCCCATCCCTCCCAGCTCTCCGGCGGCCAGCAGCAGCGGGTGGCGATCGCGCGGGCGCTGGCCATGGAGCCGGAGATCCTGCTGCTCGACGAGGTGACCTCCGCGCTCGACCCGGAGCTGGTGGCCGGGGTGCTGGAGCTGCTCGGCGACATCGCCCGCAACACCGACATCACCATGCTCTGCGTGACCCACGAGATGAACTTCGCCCGGGACGTCTCGGAGAAGGTCCTGATGTTCGACGCGGGACGGGTCGTGGAATCCGGATCCCCGGAAAAAATCTTCTCGGATCCCTCACACGAACGTACGCGCGAGTTCCTCAACGCGGTGCTGTGA